ACATTCCTTTGTCTTCACTCACGGTAAACGAAGGGGTTTTCTCATTGTGGAAAGGGCAAAGACCAACATAATTCTTCCCCCGCTTTTTTAATTGCACATAGTCAGAAATAACATCGACTGCGCTGATCGAGTCAAGCAAATTCTTTATTGAATCTTCTTTTATCCTCATATTCAAAAGTAAATTAAAAAAAATATAAATGAAAAGGTGTTAGAAAAAAAGTGGTTGAATACTAATTATATTCATCCCAACTTTTAATTGGGAGATTTTCAATTTGATATTTTCGAAGTGCTTTGACAAATCTTTTAGCGAATTGTGTATTTGTAATTACGGGAATGTTCAAATCAACGGCATGTCTTCTAATAACATAATCAGCATCGAGTTCTTCTTTCTCAGCAGTTTTTGGAATGCTAATTACAAGATCGATTTTCCCGCTGCTTAAATAATCAAGAACAAATGGTCCTTCCTCATTGCCTGGGCGTCTGAGAGTTTTAACAGGAATTCCATTATCAGAATAGAACTCGGCAGTTGCTCTTGTCCCATAAAATCTATAATCCATTTCTTTCAACACTCTAAGTTCTTCTAAGAATTCTGCTTTCTGAATCATTGTTCCAGTAGAAAGCATAATTGCTTTCTTTGGAATTTTAAATCCGGTAGAAAGCAGACTTTTCAAAAATGCTTCGTTAAAATCATCTCCCAAGCAGGCGACTTCGCCAGTGGATGACATTTCAACACCGATAATTGGATCTGAGCCTTTTAATCTTGTAAAAGAAAATTGAGAAGCTTTCACTCCAACATAATCCAGATCAAATGAAGATTTATCGATTTTCGCGATATGTTCACCGAGCATCAATCGAGTTGCAATATCGATGAAATTAATTTTTAGAACTTTTGAAACAAACGGAAAGCTTCTTGATGCACGAAGGTTGCATTCAATGACTTTGACTTTATTATCTTTTGCAATGAATTGAATGTTGAACGGTCCGGTGATCTCAAGTGCCCTTGCAATTTCTTTTGTAATTATTTTCACTCTCCTCATTGTTTCGAGATATGTTCGCTGCGGTGGAAGTACTAAAGTTGCATCACCTGAATGCACTCCGGCATTTTCCACATGTTCGCAAATTGCATAGCAAAACAATTCACCTTTATTTGCCACGGCATCAACTTCAATCTCTCGAGCATTGGTTATAAATTTGCTTATAACTACTGGATGTTCTCTACTGATATCAGAAGCTTTTTTTAAGTAACCTTCAAGTTCGTCTTCAGTTAGCACAATACTCATTGCGGCACCGCTAAGAACATAGCTCGGACGAATCAGAACAGGATATTCCACTTCGGCGGAAAACTTTTTCGCAGAATCTAAATCTTTAAGCTCTTTCCATTCTGGTTGGTCGATTTCTAATTCATCAAGAATCCTTGAAAATTTATCCCGGTTTTCGGCATTGTCGATTTGCAAAGGAGATGTGCCAATTATTTTTACGCCCTCATTAAATAATTTCATCGCAAGATTATTGGGAATTTGTCCTCCCATTGATACAATTATACCCTCTGGCGTTTCCGTTTCGTAAATATCAAGAACTCTTTCAAGTGTCATTTCCTCGAAATACAATTTATCGCAGATATCATGATCTGTGGAGACAGTTTCAGGATTGTAATTGATCATAATTGTCTTGTAACCCATCTGATTCAAAGTCATAACCGCATTTACACA
This region of Ignavibacteria bacterium genomic DNA includes:
- the carB gene encoding carbamoyl-phosphate synthase large subunit — encoded protein: FQKAIRMLDIGLNGFSGNELNAAEGIETDLSVPTDRRIFFVAKALEDGMSIEKINELTKIDRWFLYKMKNIIDVKKRLAGFSVDQLDRKIMLESKQKGFSDKQIAHLISSDEKTIRNKRKELGIIPVVKQIDTLAAEYPAQTNYLYMTYNGDENDISPKKEKQIVVLGGGPYRIGSSVEFDWCCVNAVMTLNQMGYKTIMINYNPETVSTDHDICDKLYFEEMTLERVLDIYETETPEGIIVSMGGQIPNNLAMKLFNEGVKIIGTSPLQIDNAENRDKFSRILDELEIDQPEWKELKDLDSAKKFSAEVEYPVLIRPSYVLSGAAMSIVLTEDELEGYLKKASDISREHPVVISKFITNAREIEVDAVANKGELFCYAICEHVENAGVHSGDATLVLPPQRTYLETMRRVKIITKEIARALEITGPFNIQFIAKDNKVKVIECNLRASRSFPFVSKVLKINFIDIATRLMLGEHIAKIDKSSFDLDYVGVKASQFSFTRLKGSDPIIGVEMSSTGEVACLGDDFNEAFLKSLLSTGFKIPKKAIMLSTGTMIQKAEFLEELRVLKEMDYRFYGTRATAEFYSDNGIPVKTLRRPGNEEGPFVLDYLSSGKIDLVISIPKTAEKEELDADYVIRRHAVDLNIPVITNTQFAKRFVKALRKYQIENLPIKSWDEYN